Proteins from one Kazachstania africana CBS 2517 chromosome 1, complete genome genomic window:
- the GRX6 gene encoding glutathione-disulfide reductase GRX6 (similar to Saccharomyces cerevisiae YBR014C and YDL010W; ancestral locus Anc_3.189) → MAVILNKRNIRIVSVTSILLLLVFFVIRDANSITLSQSISNSETVAKTDLDGASASNKKKTDNSEATEEIDRIKQEIGITDDSPVPATNANEQNEENTAVTFNAAKEYASILELSPMVVFSKSFCPFSAKLKELFANEYQFTPNFYIVELDKHQHGDLLQAYIKEKTGRGTVPNVVINGVSRGGSDDLRALHADGKLLDSLKTWGSGNFQVKQIEKPSNN, encoded by the coding sequence ATGGCAGTCATTTTGAACAAGAGAAACATTAGAATAGTGTCAGTAACATCTATATTGTTGTTATTGGTTTTCTTTGTCATTCGTGATGCAAATAGTATCACTTTGTCTCAATCTATTTCAAACAGTGAAACTGTTGCAAAGACTGATTTAGATGGTGCCTCTGCTagtaataagaaaaaaaccGATAATTCTGAAGCTACAGAGGAGATTGATAGAATAAAGCAAGAAATTGGTATTACTGATGACTCTCCAGTCCCAGCTACAAACGCAAATGAACAAAATGAGGAGAATACGGCAGTTACTTTCAATGCCGCAAAAGAGTATGCTTCTATCTTAGAACTATCTCCTATGGTTGTATTTAGTAAAAGTTTCTGTCCATTCAGtgcaaaattaaaagagCTATTTGCCAATGAGTATCAATTCActccaaatttttatattgttGAACTAGACAAGCATCAACACGGTGATCTTTTACAAGCCTATATAAAGGAAAAGACAGGCAGAGGTACCGTACCAAATGTCGTTATAAATGGTGTTTCGAGAGGTGGAAGTGATGATTTAAGAGCATTACACGCCGACGGTAAGTTGTTGGATTCCTTAAAAACTTGGGGTAGTGGTAACTTTCAGGTTAAACAGATAGAGAAGCCTTCAAACAATTAA
- the SLX5 gene encoding SUMO-targeted ubiquitin ligase complex subunit SLX5 (similar to Saccharomyces cerevisiae SLX5 (YDL013W); ancestral locus Anc_3.186), with protein MARSEEASTYYRNMGSSGDQDSVILIETDEEEDERIRDENRYRRLVPDRRIGRPRDILNRFVSTRDPGDDNETTTHVSQEGDNNDDDDDVEIVGAIEAPRDPNGPIDPGAEYIDLDTEDQYASGHHGFNTPRIVVINGDSNNGNNEDDGLEIIEERTTRPTVTLNLPGGESLQINASDSDRPAHRSFEWQDALPEPRRRLLRRSAGRIRSLFLNNSDDENNDTAAGRQNNRYLPSNIRRLRQEEQAQMRQLAQRRRRMNEQRPEMISGNPRFDEIRNRINAYSPDIRSAFDHAQTIHEFKSILENIAPVTLQDCGAELISLYTEYRSYLLQNWATRRVQNSAAPATAGRARTDGRDRRRRTRNQRLARLRFDMESNEGGLTANNLARIFLANNGFQNVFDGGDIRDDEDGDYYGYMNEYDDYMGEHGENEDEEAQRTQNIINMIQEREEREHDSRTKGFMANTKSQREANHKKARNLPDGYSANFDSTPKTVVKAMKNGKEEEIIVDDDVAVRNNLMEVPICTLCGAELGIGIPDDFKGIGEEDRGLSFQFLVSKYKSYCPYQSLAKPSEIDRHLSKRTFVAKCGHLYCGRCVARISNAKENSRKPKKELAKLIGSSHPENYGPKKCPADNCKGLLRSRGKLSEVYF; from the coding sequence ATGGCAAGGTCAGAGGAGGCGTCCACATACTACAGAAATATGGGTTCTTCAGGAGATCAGGATTCTGTTATACTGATAGAaacagatgaagaagaagatgagaGGATACGGGATGAGAATAGATACAGACGGCTAGTACCTGATCGCAGAATTGGTAGGCCTCGTGACATTCTGAATAGGTTTGTAAGCACAAGAGATCCTGGCGATGATAATGAGACTACAACTCATGTATCCCAAGAAGGTGATAATAacgatgatgacgatgacgTGGAGATAGTGGGGGCTATTGAGGCTCCGAGAGACCCCAACGGTCCTATCGATCCCGGTGCTGAATACATCGATTTGGATACGGAAGACCAATACGCCTCTGGTCACCATGGTTTTAATACTCCAAGGATAGTGGTGATAAATGGAGATAGCAATAATGGAaacaatgaagatgatggGTTGGAAATTATAGAAGAGAGGACAACACGACCTACTGTGACTTTGAACTTACCTGGCGGCGAGTCTCTACAAATCAACGCCAGTGATAGTGATAGACCAGCGCATCGTTCATTTGAATGGCAAGACGCTTTACCTGAACCTCGCCGTCGATTATTAAGAAGAAGCGCAGGAAGAATAAGGTCCCTCTTCCTGAACAACAGTGACGATGAAAATAACGATACTGCTGCCGGGAGACAAAACAATAGATACCTTCCTTCTAATATTAGAAGGCTCCGTCAAGAGGAACAGGCACAAATGAGACAATTAGCTCAGAGAAGAAGGCGAATGAATGAACAACGACCGGAAATGATTAGTGGCAATCCAAGGTTCGATGAGATTAGAAACAGAATAAATGCATACTCTCCTGATATTAGGAGTGCATTTGACCACGCGCAAACGATTCACGAGTTCAAATCCATTCTAGAGAATATTGCACCAGTGACCTTACAAGACTGTGGTGCTGAACTTATCTCACTCTACACAGAATATAGAAGTTATCTTCTACAAAATTGGGCTACGAGAAGGGTACAAAATAGTGCTGCGCCTGCCACTGCAGGAAGAGCTAGAACAGATGGACGTGAtaggagaagaagaacaagaaaccAAAGGTTAGCGAGACTTAGATTTGATATGGAATCCAACGAAGGCGGACTAACAGCGAATAATTTGGCTCGTATCTTCCTTGCAAACAATGGGTTTCAAAATGTATTTGATGGAGGAGACATAcgtgatgatgaagatggtGATTACTATGGATATATGAATGAATATGATGATTACATGGGTGAGCATGGAGagaatgaagatgaagaggcACAAAGGacacaaaatattattaatatgaTACAAGAGCGTGAAGAAAGGGAGCATGATAGTAGGACGAAAGGTTTCATGGCAAACACAAAGTCTCAACGGGAAGCTAATCATAAAAAGGCAAGGAATCTACCGGATGGATACAGtgcaaattttgattctaCTCCAAAGACAGTAGTAAAAGCgatgaaaaatggtaaagaaGAGGAGATAATAGTTGATGACGATGTTGCTGTAAGAAACAATCTGATGGAAGTACCCATTTGTACTTTATGTGGGGCTGAACTTGGTATTGGTATTCCCGATGATTTCAAAGGTATTGGAGAAGAAGATCGTGGATTATCATTCCAATTTTTAGTTTCGAAATATAAATCATACTGTCCGTATCAAAGCTTAGCTAAACCGTCAGAGATTGACAGACATCTATCTAAGAGGACATTTGTTGCTAAATGTGGACATTTATATTGTGGACGATGTGTTGCTAGGATATCCAATGCAAAGGAAAATTCCAGAAAGCCCAAGAAAGAGTTAGCAAAATTAATTGGATCATCACATCCTGAGAATTATGGCCCAAAGAAATGCCCTGCTGACAACTGCAAAGGGCTACTCAGATCCAGGGGTAAATTATCTGAAGTTTATTTCTGA